The Gordonia iterans DNA window GGATTGGCAGCGCGAGATCCACGGGGTCGTCCAGACCGCGCAGGAGGCCGGCCGTGCGGCGCTCGCGGCCGGCGCGCGGGCCCGCGAGGTCGATGCCGCCGCGCGGGAGATCATCGACGGCGCCGGGTACGGCGAGTACTACGTGCACGGTCTCGGACACGGCGTCGGCCTGCAGATCCACGAAGCGCCTCCGATCGGCTCGGCGGCGACCGGTACACTGCTTGACGGCGCGACCGTCACCGTCGAACCCGGTATTTATCTACCTGGGCGCGGCGGCGTCCGGATCGAAGACACCCTGGTGGTCACCGGCTCCGGCGCACGGTCGCTGACTCACGCCCCCCGGGCGTTGAGGATCCTCTGACTTTCATCAAGGAGTACTTTTCATGGCGACTACCGCCGACTTCAAGAACGGCCTCGTCCTCAAGATCGACGGCCAGCTCTGGCAGATTCTGGAGTTCCAGCACGTCAAGCCGGGCAAGGGTCCCGCCTTCGTGCGTACCAAGATCAAGAACGTGCTGTCGGGCAAGAGTGTCGACAAGACCTGGAACGCCGGTGTGAAGGTGGAGACCGCCACCGTCGACCGTCGCGACATGACCTACCTCTACAACGACGGCACCGACTACGTCTTCATGGACGGCGAGACCTTCGACCAGATCACCATCGCCCCGGAGACCGTCGGCGACGGCGCACGCTTCCTGCTGGAGAACATGACCGTCCAGGTCGCCACCCACGAGGGCGCGCCGCTGTACGTCGAGCTTCCGGTGACCGTCGAGCTCGAGGTGACCCAGACCGACCCGGGCCTGCAGGGCGACCGCTCCACCGGCGGCACCAAGCCGGCCACCCTGGAGACCGGGGCCGAGGTCCAGGTGCCGCTGTTCATCAACACCGGCGACAAGCTCAAGATCGATTCGCGCGACGGGAATTACCTCGGCCGTGTCAACAGCTGACCGGCCCCGCACGCCCGAGCCCCGCGGCCGCCACCGGCAGCGGCGGCGCGCTGTCGACCTCCTGTTCGAGGCCGACGCGAAGGGCGTCCCCGCGACCACACTGATCGCCGAGCGCCGCGAAGTGTTCGACGATCACGACGCGGTCGGCGAAATGACCGGTTATGCGGTCCGGGCTGTCGAGGGGGTGACCGCCGACGCCGAGCAGGTGGACGCGATCATCTCCTCGCATCTGCTGAATTGGAAGTTCGAGCGGCTCCCCGCCGTCGACCGGGCGATCCTCCGCCTGGCGACGTGGGAGCTGCTGTACGCCCCGGACATCGACGTCAAGGTGGTCCTGACCGAGGCTGTGAAGCTCGCCACGGAGTTGTCGACCGACGACTCGCCGGCCTTCGTCAACGGCGTGCTCGACCGCATCGCGGTGCTGGCACCCCAGGTGCGGGCGGCGACCGCCGAGGAGTAGTATTCGGCTCGGCAATTCCTTTAACGATCCGTCCAGTGAGGCGGAGAAGGAGGTCGGTTTGACCACGCCGGTCAGCGGTTCCCCGGAACCCGCGGAATCCCCGGTGGCCTCGACGAGGCACCGCACCAGGACGCTGCTGGATGCGTCCGACGTCGGCCGCACGGTGGCGCGAATGGCGCACCAGGTGATCGAGAAGACCGCGCTCGACTCGGACGGCGCGACCCCGGTGGTCCTCATCGGGATTCCCACGCGCGGAACCTCGCTGGCGACCCGGCTCGCGGGCAAGATCGCCGAGTTCAGCGGCGTCGAGGTGCCCACGGGTTACCTCGACATCACCCTCTACCGCGACGACCTGCGCGACAAGCCGCACCGTCCGCTGGAGCGGACGCTGGTCCCGACCGGTGGCGTCGACGGCGCCCTGGTGATCCTCGTCGACGACGTCCTGTTCTCCGGACGCACCGTCCGCGCCGCCCTGGACGCCCTGCGCGATCTGGGACGCCCGTCCGCGGTGCAACTGGCGGTCCTGGTCGACCGCGGGCACCGCGAGTTGCCGTTGCGGGCGGACTACGTCGGCAAGAACATCCCCACCGCGCGCGACGAGGACGTCGAAGTCCACCTCGCCGAACACGACGAGACCGACGAAGTGGTCCTGCGCACCCCCGTCCCGACCACCCCGGGAGCCGGCCGGTGAAGCATCTCCTCTCCACCGCGGACCTGAGCCGCGACGACGCGATCGAACTGCTCGACGAAGCCGCCCGCTTCGAGCAGGCACTGGCCGGCCGCGAAGTGCGCAAACTGCCGACGCTGCGTGGCCGCACCGTGATGACGGTCTTCTACGAGAACTCCACCCGCACCCGCGTCTCCTTCGAGGTGGCCGGCAAGTGGATGAGCGCAGACGTCATCAACGTCAGCGCGTCCAGTTCGTCGGTCAGTAAAGGGGAGTCGCTGCGCGACACCGCCAAGACCCTGCGGGCGGCCGGCGCGGACGCGCTGATCGTCCGTCACCCGGCGTCGGGGGCGGCGGCGCAGATCGCGCGCTGGACCAACGACGGCACCGACATCCTCGGCCTGCCGACCACCGGACCGTCGGTGATCAACGCCGGCGACGGCATGCACGAGCACCCCACGCAGGCCCTGCTCGACGCGTATTCGCTGCGGGCCAAGTTCGGCTCCCTCGACGGCCGCCGGATTGCGATCGTGGGCGACGTCCTGCATTCCCGGGTCGCGCGCTCGAACGCCTTCCTGCTGTCCACCCTCGGCGCCGACGTGGTGCTGGTCGCGCCGCCGACGTTGCTGCCGACCGGTGTCCACACCTGGCCGGTGCGGGTCAGCACGGAGCTCGACGCCGAGCTGCCGTCGGCGGACGCGGTGATGATGCTGCGCGTCCAGGCCGAGCGGATGAGCGGCGGGTTCTTCCCGAGCGCCCGGGAGTATTCGGTGCGCTACGGGCTCAACGACAACCGGCTCGCGCTGCTGCCCGAGCACGCGGCGGTGCTGCACCCCGGGCCCATGCTGCGCGGCATGGAGATCGGGTTCGACGTCGCCGATGCCCCGCAGTCGGTGGTTCTGGACCAGGTGCGCGCGGGCGTGCACGTCCGCATGGCGGTGCTCTTCCGGCTCCTGGCCAGCGACGAGCGCGCGGAGCCTGCGAGCGGGCCCGATGACCACAACCAGCCGGATACGACCCCAGCCCATCATCAGCATGCAGGAGGCGCGCAGCAGTGACGGCCACAGGTTCGGTGCTCATCACCGATGTCCGGCTCTACGGTGAGGGCGACCCGGTCGACGTCGCGGTGTCCGACGGCGTCATCGCCGAGATCGGCCCGGGGCTGCCGGCGCCGGCCGGCGCCGCGACGCTCGACGGCCGCGGCGGTGTGCTGCTGCCGGGCTTCGTCGACCTGCACACGCACGTCCGCGAGCCCGGTCGCGAGGACACCGAGACCATCGCGACGGGTTCGGCCGCGGCGGCACGCGGCGGCTACACCGCGATCTTCGCGATGGCCAACACTGCGCCGGTCGCCGACAACGCGGCCCTGACCGACGCGGTGTGGCGGATCGGGCGTGAGGTGGGGCTGTGCGACGTCCACCCGGTCGGTGCGGTGACCGTCGGTCTGGAGGGCAAACAGCTCGCCGAGATGGGCATGATGGCCGACGGCGCGGCGAAGGTGAAGCTCTTCAGCGACGACGGCAAGTGCGTGCACGACCCGGTGCTCATGAAGCGTGCGCTGGAATACAGCCGCGGCTTGGGCGTGCTGATCTCGCAACACAGCGAGGATCCGCGGCTGACCGTCGGGGCCGTCGCACACGACGGTCCCACCGCGGCGCGGCTCGGTCTGGCCGGCTGGCCGCGCGCCGCGGAGGAGTCCATCGTCGCGCGGGACGCGCTCCTGGCCCGCGACGCCGGTGCGCGGGTGCACGTCGCACACGCTTCCTG harbors:
- the efp gene encoding elongation factor P → MATTADFKNGLVLKIDGQLWQILEFQHVKPGKGPAFVRTKIKNVLSGKSVDKTWNAGVKVETATVDRRDMTYLYNDGTDYVFMDGETFDQITIAPETVGDGARFLLENMTVQVATHEGAPLYVELPVTVELEVTQTDPGLQGDRSTGGTKPATLETGAEVQVPLFINTGDKLKIDSRDGNYLGRVNS
- the nusB gene encoding transcription antitermination factor NusB; amino-acid sequence: MSTADRPRTPEPRGRHRQRRRAVDLLFEADAKGVPATTLIAERREVFDDHDAVGEMTGYAVRAVEGVTADAEQVDAIISSHLLNWKFERLPAVDRAILRLATWELLYAPDIDVKVVLTEAVKLATELSTDDSPAFVNGVLDRIAVLAPQVRAATAEE
- the pyrR gene encoding bifunctional pyr operon transcriptional regulator/uracil phosphoribosyltransferase PyrR, whose amino-acid sequence is MASTRHRTRTLLDASDVGRTVARMAHQVIEKTALDSDGATPVVLIGIPTRGTSLATRLAGKIAEFSGVEVPTGYLDITLYRDDLRDKPHRPLERTLVPTGGVDGALVILVDDVLFSGRTVRAALDALRDLGRPSAVQLAVLVDRGHRELPLRADYVGKNIPTARDEDVEVHLAEHDETDEVVLRTPVPTTPGAGR
- a CDS encoding aspartate carbamoyltransferase catalytic subunit, with the translated sequence MKHLLSTADLSRDDAIELLDEAARFEQALAGREVRKLPTLRGRTVMTVFYENSTRTRVSFEVAGKWMSADVINVSASSSSVSKGESLRDTAKTLRAAGADALIVRHPASGAAAQIARWTNDGTDILGLPTTGPSVINAGDGMHEHPTQALLDAYSLRAKFGSLDGRRIAIVGDVLHSRVARSNAFLLSTLGADVVLVAPPTLLPTGVHTWPVRVSTELDAELPSADAVMMLRVQAERMSGGFFPSAREYSVRYGLNDNRLALLPEHAAVLHPGPMLRGMEIGFDVADAPQSVVLDQVRAGVHVRMAVLFRLLASDERAEPASGPDDHNQPDTTPAHHQHAGGAQQ
- a CDS encoding dihydroorotase, whose protein sequence is MTATGSVLITDVRLYGEGDPVDVAVSDGVIAEIGPGLPAPAGAATLDGRGGVLLPGFVDLHTHVREPGREDTETIATGSAAAARGGYTAIFAMANTAPVADNAALTDAVWRIGREVGLCDVHPVGAVTVGLEGKQLAEMGMMADGAAKVKLFSDDGKCVHDPVLMKRALEYSRGLGVLISQHSEDPRLTVGAVAHDGPTAARLGLAGWPRAAEESIVARDALLARDAGARVHVAHASCEGTVELIRFARSQGIDITAEVTPHHLLLDDSRLETYDGVNRVNPPLREERDKLALRAALAEGVIDCVATDHAPHASQEKCCEFSQAKPGMLGLETALSVIALTMVRPGLLDWRGVARVMSERPAQIVGLDDQGRPIEVGEPGTLTIVDPDAEWTVVPDELASKSRNTPYAAMTLPGRVLGTVLRGTVTHR